Proteins encoded by one window of Acidobacteriota bacterium:
- a CDS encoding FtsW/RodA/SpoVE family cell cycle protein encodes MKILGSGEVRRRPDLSAAIVAILMAVGGVAISSSARVFEDAVSGHAASSLLRSLLYLVVGLGTLFIVALPDYRKVQQPALLWLLLAGTAVTLLLPLFGPEINNTHRWLRLGPLSLQPSEFAKPVLIVLLAASLARTGERVRRWEGLVRPLLITGVIGGLVLAGGDLGTPTLMFATALAMIFAAGGRLMHFIVLSSAGTAVFTLAVNAAAYRRARLAAYVDGLLVSPENLGHLSGQLRQSIIAVGSGGIFGKGFGASTQKAFFLPEPDNDFIYAIIGEELGLVGAMAVLVAFLVIAWRGTQTSAHASDELGRLIAIGATVLIVGQALCHIGIVLGMLPTKGLPLPFLSSGGSSLVSSFALIGLLLGVSQRRRVHA; translated from the coding sequence GTGAAGATACTGGGCAGCGGCGAGGTGCGACGCCGTCCCGATCTGTCGGCGGCCATCGTGGCCATCCTGATGGCCGTGGGAGGTGTGGCGATCTCCTCCTCCGCCCGGGTCTTCGAAGACGCCGTGTCGGGCCATGCCGCCTCCTCCCTGCTGCGCTCATTGCTCTACCTGGTGGTCGGCCTCGGCACGCTCTTCATCGTGGCGCTGCCCGACTACCGCAAGGTGCAACAGCCGGCCTTGCTCTGGCTGCTGCTGGCGGGGACGGCCGTGACCCTGCTGCTTCCCCTCTTCGGCCCGGAGATCAACAACACGCACCGCTGGCTGCGCCTGGGTCCCCTGAGCCTGCAACCCTCCGAATTCGCCAAGCCGGTACTGATCGTACTCCTGGCCGCCTCGCTGGCCCGCACCGGTGAGCGCGTGCGCCGGTGGGAAGGACTGGTGCGGCCGCTGCTGATCACCGGCGTGATCGGCGGGCTGGTCTTGGCGGGAGGCGACCTGGGTACCCCCACCCTGATGTTCGCCACCGCGCTGGCGATGATCTTCGCCGCCGGGGGCCGGCTGATGCATTTCATCGTCCTTTCTTCGGCGGGCACGGCCGTCTTCACCCTGGCCGTCAACGCCGCGGCCTATCGCCGGGCCCGCCTGGCGGCCTACGTCGACGGCCTGCTGGTCAGCCCCGAGAACCTCGGCCACCTGTCGGGACAACTGCGGCAGTCGATCATCGCCGTCGGCTCCGGCGGCATCTTCGGCAAGGGCTTCGGCGCATCGACCCAGAAGGCCTTCTTCCTGCCCGAGCCCGACAACGATTTCATCTACGCCATCATCGGCGAGGAACTCGGCCTGGTCGGTGCGATGGCCGTACTGGTGGCCTTCCTGGTGATCGCCTGGAGGGGAACCCAGACCTCGGCCCACGCCTCCGACGAACTGGGACGCCTGATCGCCATCGGCGCGACGGTGCTGATCGTCGGCCAGGCCCTGTGCCACATCGGCATCGTGCTGGGCATGCTCCCCACCAAGGGCCTGCCCCTGCCTTTCCTCTCGAGCGGCGGATCCTCGCTGGTCTCCTCCTTCGCGTTGATCGGCCTGCTGCTGGGAGTCTCCCAGAGGAGGCGGGTCCATGCCTGA
- the murB gene encoding UDP-N-acetylmuramate dehydrogenase, producing the protein MMAALDCRRLAADLGIRVEAEYPLARLTTLNVGGPAEWVFFPQTAEQAATLYGTLRGSGTALRFIGGGSNIIAPDTGVRGAVICTAQMTHPPQDIGGDRFRCSAGQAIPGLARWAAKAGRSGVEFAEGIPAQLGGALRMNAGANESCFAEITEAVWLADGEGGMEEHPVVTGDFAYRQSFIARRGCFVVGAVLRLAEDDPAAIRERMLTFRRRRQASQPLSERSAGCVFANYPDQSVGALIEELGLKGLRIGAAEVSRIHGNFIVNRGGARAVEVLETIDRLREALTRKTGREPRLEVEIWSEQA; encoded by the coding sequence ATGATGGCCGCCCTCGATTGTCGCCGGTTGGCGGCGGACCTGGGCATCCGCGTGGAGGCCGAGTACCCGCTGGCCCGACTGACCACCCTCAACGTCGGGGGGCCCGCCGAGTGGGTCTTCTTCCCCCAAACGGCCGAGCAGGCCGCGACCCTCTACGGCACGCTGCGTGGCAGCGGCACGGCACTCCGCTTCATCGGCGGCGGCAGCAATATCATCGCGCCCGACACCGGTGTGCGCGGCGCGGTGATCTGCACGGCGCAGATGACTCATCCGCCCCAGGACATCGGCGGCGATCGCTTCCGCTGTTCCGCCGGCCAGGCGATCCCGGGGCTCGCGCGCTGGGCGGCCAAGGCCGGGCGAAGCGGGGTGGAATTCGCCGAAGGTATCCCCGCCCAGCTCGGCGGCGCCCTGCGGATGAACGCCGGGGCCAACGAATCGTGCTTCGCGGAAATCACCGAGGCGGTATGGCTGGCCGACGGCGAGGGGGGCATGGAAGAGCACCCGGTGGTCACCGGCGACTTCGCCTACCGACAGAGCTTCATCGCGCGCCGGGGATGTTTCGTGGTCGGCGCCGTGTTGCGCCTGGCAGAGGACGATCCGGCGGCGATCCGGGAGCGGATGCTCACCTTCCGCAGGCGCCGCCAGGCCAGTCAACCTCTCAGCGAGCGCTCTGCGGGCTGCGTATTCGCCAACTATCCCGACCAGAGCGTGGGAGCCCTGATCGAGGAACTGGGCCTCAAGGGCCTGCGGATCGGTGCCGCCGAGGTTTCGCGGATTCATGGCAACTTCATCGTCAACCGGGGGGGCGCCCGGGCGGTGGAAGTGCTCGAAACGATCGACCGCCTGCGGGAGGCGCTGACCCGGAAGACAGGGCGGGAACCACGGCTGGAAGTCGAGATCTGGAGCGAGCAGGCATGA
- the murF gene encoding UDP-N-acetylmuramoyl-tripeptide--D-alanyl-D-alanine ligase: MISRTAAEIAAATGGRVLTGPEGRRATAVCIDSRTVRPGDLFFAIEGPRHDGHRFLAEAAAAGATVAVVSRAVETPPSMTLVQCADTTEALGRLAADERRRRELKVVAITGSAGKTTTRRLAAAALAATTPTGSSPGNLNNQWGLPLSLLGLDAKVRVAVLEIGINHPGDMPPLAHIAAPDVAVITNVLPAHIGHFGSLAAIAREKLELLSALGDGGVAVLPAEQPLLLEPARNRGHRVLGFGLSAEAELRAEKVRTRPLRGVAFVVDGVNVELALWGRHAVHNALAALAAARALGAPLDVAAAALGTVEAGAGRGRVLELPGGTRIVDESYNANPASTVAMLEEAAQAPRQGRLVAVLGDMLELGELSEEAHRTVGRAARDVGVDLLVTVGEMAETMADAARPPGPARIEQCADAAEAAARLSAALEDGDLVLIKGSRGVGLERVVEALQALPGRTRS; this comes from the coding sequence GTGATCTCGCGCACCGCGGCGGAAATCGCCGCGGCCACGGGTGGCCGCGTGCTGACCGGGCCCGAAGGGCGCCGGGCGACCGCGGTGTGCATCGATTCCCGCACGGTCCGACCGGGTGACCTCTTCTTCGCCATCGAAGGCCCGCGGCATGACGGGCATCGTTTTCTCGCGGAGGCCGCCGCGGCCGGCGCCACGGTCGCCGTGGTCAGCCGAGCGGTGGAAACGCCACCGTCGATGACGCTGGTGCAGTGCGCGGACACCACCGAGGCCCTCGGCCGATTGGCCGCCGACGAGCGGCGGCGGCGCGAGCTGAAAGTCGTCGCCATCACCGGATCCGCCGGCAAGACCACCACCCGGCGCCTTGCGGCCGCGGCGCTGGCCGCCACCACGCCCACCGGCTCGTCTCCGGGCAATCTGAACAATCAGTGGGGCCTGCCCCTTTCCCTGCTGGGGCTCGACGCGAAAGTCCGTGTCGCCGTGCTGGAAATCGGCATCAACCACCCCGGAGACATGCCGCCCCTGGCCCACATCGCCGCCCCCGACGTGGCCGTGATCACCAACGTGCTCCCGGCCCACATCGGGCACTTCGGCTCGCTCGCGGCCATCGCCCGGGAAAAGCTGGAATTGCTCTCTGCCCTGGGCGACGGGGGCGTGGCGGTACTGCCCGCCGAACAGCCCCTGCTCCTCGAGCCCGCCCGCAACCGCGGACACCGGGTCCTGGGTTTCGGGCTGAGTGCCGAAGCCGAACTGCGTGCGGAAAAGGTGCGCACGCGTCCACTCAGGGGTGTCGCTTTCGTGGTCGACGGCGTGAACGTCGAACTGGCGCTCTGGGGCCGTCACGCCGTGCACAACGCCCTGGCGGCCCTCGCCGCGGCGCGGGCCCTGGGCGCGCCCCTCGATGTCGCCGCCGCCGCCCTCGGGACGGTCGAAGCGGGAGCCGGTCGCGGCCGCGTGCTCGAACTCCCCGGCGGCACCCGCATCGTCGACGAGAGTTACAACGCCAACCCGGCTTCCACCGTGGCGATGCTCGAAGAGGCCGCCCAGGCCCCCAGGCAGGGCCGGCTGGTGGCGGTGCTCGGAGACATGCTGGAACTGGGCGAGCTGAGTGAAGAGGCCCACCGCACGGTCGGCCGGGCCGCGCGGGACGTGGGCGTGGACCTCCTCGTCACCGTCGGCGAGATGGCCGAGACGATGGCCGACGCCGCCCGGCCCCCGGGCCCGGCCCGCATCGAACAGTGCGCCGACGCCGCCGAAGCGGCGGCTCGCCTGAGCGCGGCCCTCGAGGACGGCGACCTGGTGCTGATCAAGGGTTCGCGGGGCGTGGGGCTCGAGAGGGTCGTCGAGGCTCTCCAGGCCCTTCCGGGGAGGACTCGATCGTGA
- the ftsA gene encoding cell division protein FtsA, with translation MAKNPDTITCIDIGTTRCSCVIAQLTPPEGLEVVGIGASRTEGIRKGVIINLEALVNTIKTAVEQAEAMASRSVEAALVSVPAAQARSFSSRGVVTIQNRDKVVSRKDLQRVLETVRAVQIPDGQAILHALPQEYTLDGQDEIQDPVGMTGTRLEASAHLVTIPQQAAQHVVSALNHAGIEVVSLVYPQLASAEAVLSPEEREQGVFLIDCGGGTTDVALFEKGALWFTASVPVAGDLITNDISIGLRAPVPDAEDVKRRHARAAPGGDDDMVFEVATVCDNPPRLVTVDLLTRIVGPRVQEIFELVRECIDKAALRGRAPAGAVLVGGSANLAGLPDVAEEVLGLPVRVGLPREVGGLVEEIRSPGMAVPVGLAVWEIRRGRRERARELTRSTSPRLFKRPLELMQRGLGWFGEMF, from the coding sequence ATGGCAAAAAACCCGGACACGATCACCTGCATCGATATCGGCACCACGCGTTGCAGTTGCGTGATCGCCCAGCTCACCCCTCCGGAGGGCCTGGAGGTGGTAGGCATCGGTGCGTCGCGGACCGAGGGCATTCGCAAGGGCGTCATCATCAACCTCGAAGCCCTGGTCAACACGATCAAGACCGCTGTCGAACAGGCCGAGGCGATGGCGTCTCGCAGCGTGGAGGCCGCCCTGGTCAGTGTGCCGGCAGCCCAGGCACGCTCGTTTTCGTCACGGGGTGTGGTCACGATCCAGAATCGGGACAAGGTGGTTTCCCGCAAGGATCTCCAGCGCGTACTGGAGACCGTGCGCGCTGTACAGATTCCCGACGGCCAGGCGATCCTCCACGCCCTGCCCCAGGAATACACCCTCGACGGCCAGGACGAGATCCAGGATCCGGTGGGCATGACCGGCACTCGGCTGGAAGCCAGCGCTCACCTGGTGACGATACCGCAGCAGGCCGCCCAGCACGTGGTCAGCGCGCTCAACCACGCGGGCATCGAGGTCGTCTCGCTGGTCTATCCCCAACTCGCCTCCGCCGAGGCCGTACTCAGTCCCGAGGAACGGGAGCAGGGTGTCTTCCTCATCGACTGCGGGGGCGGCACGACGGACGTGGCGTTGTTCGAGAAGGGGGCCCTGTGGTTCACCGCATCCGTACCGGTGGCGGGTGACCTGATCACCAACGACATCTCGATCGGCCTGAGAGCTCCGGTTCCCGATGCGGAAGACGTCAAGCGCCGCCACGCGCGAGCCGCTCCCGGCGGAGACGACGACATGGTGTTCGAGGTGGCCACCGTCTGTGACAATCCGCCGCGGCTGGTGACCGTCGACCTGCTGACCCGGATCGTCGGGCCCCGGGTGCAAGAGATCTTCGAACTGGTGCGGGAGTGCATCGACAAGGCCGCTCTCCGGGGGAGAGCACCGGCCGGCGCCGTATTGGTGGGTGGCAGCGCCAACCTGGCGGGACTGCCCGACGTGGCCGAGGAGGTGCTGGGCCTCCCCGTGCGGGTCGGCCTGCCCCGTGAAGTGGGAGGACTGGTGGAAGAGATTCGCTCGCCGGGGATGGCCGTACCGGTGGGGCTGGCGGTGTGGGAAATCCGTCGGGGAAGGCGGGAACGGGCCCGGGAACTGACCCGCAGCACCTCGCCAAGGTTGTTCAAGAGGCCACTGGAATTGATGCAACGCGGTCTGGGTTGGTTCGGAGAGATGTTCTGA
- the murC gene encoding UDP-N-acetylmuramate--L-alanine ligase: protein MPEPRRDAGALRAPITGLGRVRRVYFIGIGGSGMCGIAQVLLHMGYAVSGSDLHRGASVRTLEALGARVFEGHARGRVADCDVVVVSSAIPADNPEWVEARELRIPVIPRAEMLGELMRMKYAVAVAGSHGKTSTTSMVATTLTRSDCDPTVVIGGRLEILGSHARWGGGQVLVAEADESDGSFLRLYPTVAVVTGIDREHLDHYGDFEAVKKAFVAFLRKVPFYGKVIACLDDEGVQDILPRLDRRIVTYGFTPQADYRVTSLEIDGFETRFEFRHGQGAAQRVRLATPGRHQVLNALAALAVADELGVPIEQAAEALDGFRGADRRMQRIGEAGGVLVVDDYGHHPREIEATLGALREAVGDRRIVVLFQPHRYSRLEALFDAFCRAFHQAEVVLLTDLYAAGESPREGIDAQALAEGLARHGHRDATWVGPLDAAIDAAAARLEASDVLLTLGAGSVSRAAPAIVERLAKESTR from the coding sequence ATGCCTGAGCCTCGCCGCGACGCCGGCGCCCTCCGCGCTCCGATCACCGGACTCGGCCGGGTGCGCCGGGTCTATTTCATCGGCATCGGCGGTTCGGGGATGTGCGGCATCGCCCAGGTCTTGCTCCACATGGGCTATGCCGTCAGCGGCTCCGACCTGCATCGCGGCGCATCGGTGCGGACCCTCGAGGCCCTCGGGGCCAGGGTCTTCGAAGGCCACGCGCGGGGGCGGGTCGCCGACTGCGACGTGGTGGTGGTCTCCTCCGCCATACCGGCCGACAACCCCGAGTGGGTGGAAGCCCGCGAGTTGCGCATCCCCGTCATCCCCCGGGCCGAAATGCTCGGTGAGCTGATGCGCATGAAATACGCGGTGGCGGTGGCCGGCTCCCACGGCAAGACCTCGACCACCTCGATGGTGGCCACGACCCTGACCCGCAGTGACTGCGACCCCACCGTCGTGATCGGCGGTCGCCTGGAGATTCTCGGCAGTCACGCTCGATGGGGGGGCGGCCAGGTGCTGGTGGCCGAGGCGGACGAGAGCGATGGCTCGTTCCTGCGACTCTATCCCACGGTGGCCGTGGTGACGGGAATCGACCGAGAGCATCTGGACCACTACGGAGACTTCGAAGCGGTCAAGAAGGCCTTCGTCGCGTTTCTACGCAAGGTCCCCTTCTACGGCAAGGTGATCGCCTGTCTCGATGACGAAGGCGTACAGGACATCCTGCCCCGCCTGGATCGACGCATCGTCACCTACGGCTTCACGCCCCAGGCGGACTACCGGGTGACCAGCCTGGAAATCGACGGGTTCGAAACGCGTTTCGAGTTCCGCCATGGCCAAGGAGCCGCACAACGGGTCCGACTGGCGACCCCCGGTCGTCACCAGGTCCTCAATGCCCTGGCCGCGCTGGCGGTGGCCGACGAGTTGGGCGTCCCCATCGAGCAGGCCGCCGAGGCCCTCGACGGCTTCCGCGGCGCCGACCGCAGGATGCAAAGGATCGGAGAAGCCGGCGGCGTGCTGGTGGTGGACGACTACGGCCACCATCCCCGGGAGATCGAAGCCACCCTCGGCGCTCTGCGGGAAGCCGTGGGCGACAGGCGTATCGTCGTACTCTTCCAGCCCCACCGTTACTCCCGACTCGAGGCCCTCTTCGACGCATTCTGCAGGGCCTTCCACCAGGCGGAGGTGGTCCTGCTCACCGACCTCTACGCCGCGGGAGAATCGCCCCGCGAGGGCATCGACGCCCAGGCCCTGGCCGAGGGCCTGGCCCGCCACGGACACCGGGACGCCACCTGGGTCGGCCCCCTCGACGCGGCCATCGACGCGGCAGCCGCCCGACTCGAAGCTTCCGACGTCCTGCTGACTCTCGGTGCGGGTTCGGTTTCCCGTGCCGCGCCGGCCATCGTCGAGCGGCTGGCCAAGGAGTCGACGCGATGA
- a CDS encoding FtsQ-type POTRA domain-containing protein, whose amino-acid sequence MNDPLRKVRKQRKPDARRRRPPKALPFLLAGAGLLAVLLLALGVRAVVLSATLRCHRIQVAGCQRLDESRLRDVASGQLGRPLLLIDLDRVRSEIEALPTVRRAIVARHFPDLLDLQIEERQAVARCRPGGGPPRLVDTEGYLFPPGAGQPGDQDLPRVRGLRTDAEAGRLVAEDRPALRALDALVRVTGRRIPSGTVIDLSPKDRIVLKPGDGSLVLWLDRQHPETNLEKLFTWKREVTRIAAGRSVDLRFPRRLTLIPAEQPEPRR is encoded by the coding sequence ATGAACGACCCCCTGCGCAAGGTCCGCAAGCAACGCAAGCCCGACGCCCGCCGGCGGCGCCCGCCCAAGGCGCTTCCCTTCCTGCTGGCCGGCGCCGGCCTGCTGGCCGTGCTGCTGCTGGCCCTGGGCGTGCGCGCGGTCGTTCTGTCGGCCACCCTGCGCTGCCACCGGATCCAGGTGGCCGGCTGCCAGCGGCTGGATGAAAGCCGCCTGCGCGACGTGGCGAGCGGGCAACTCGGCCGGCCGCTGCTGCTGATCGACCTCGACAGGGTGCGCAGCGAGATCGAGGCCCTGCCCACGGTGCGCCGGGCGATCGTCGCGCGGCATTTCCCGGACCTGCTGGACCTGCAGATCGAGGAGCGGCAGGCGGTGGCCCGCTGCCGACCCGGCGGTGGCCCGCCGCGCCTGGTCGACACCGAAGGCTATCTCTTCCCCCCCGGAGCCGGCCAACCCGGCGACCAGGACCTGCCGCGAGTGCGCGGATTGCGCACCGATGCCGAAGCCGGCCGCCTGGTGGCGGAGGACCGGCCGGCCTTGCGGGCCCTCGACGCGCTGGTCCGGGTCACCGGGAGGCGGATTCCCTCCGGAACCGTCATCGACCTTTCACCGAAGGACCGCATCGTCCTCAAGCCGGGTGATGGATCCCTGGTGCTGTGGCTCGACCGTCAGCACCCAGAGACCAACCTGGAAAAACTCTTTACCTGGAAACGGGAAGTGACCCGCATCGCCGCCGGCCGGAGCGTCGATCTCCGCTTCCCTCGCCGTCTGACCCTGATCCCGGCCGAACAACCTGAGCCGCGGAGGTAA
- a CDS encoding diguanylate cyclase, with product MAPGRGAKRVLIIDDDQDALDLMRSLCLDAGVEIDAAMDGASAVQRALEHPPDLVILDMVLPDTGGIDILHRLRAEPRLTAVPVMVVSARRDQASKIAAFEAGADDYVHKPYDLREVLARLRSQLSRRELLEKLERTNIELRLANERLEELAITDELTGLANARHFRNRLEEEFLRAERYETSLALVVVDLDGFKAVNDDFGHHAGDRLLSQVAGRLVAQARSTDIVCRVGGDEFAFLLPHTELDAAEHLAHRLCEKIGSAPLRLVGGKLAAVGLSCGVAAWPECAAIGSSSDLFIAADQALYRAKRAGKGVVVCAPSAAGETPRAENEESARKRPGFPTSPREAEAR from the coding sequence ATGGCTCCCGGGCGCGGCGCGAAGCGAGTGCTGATCATCGACGATGACCAGGATGCCCTGGACCTGATGCGCTCGCTCTGCCTCGACGCCGGCGTGGAAATCGACGCGGCGATGGACGGCGCGAGTGCGGTGCAACGGGCCCTTGAGCACCCGCCGGACCTGGTGATCCTGGACATGGTCCTGCCCGACACCGGGGGTATCGACATCCTGCATCGGCTGCGCGCCGAGCCCCGGCTGACCGCGGTACCGGTGATGGTGGTTTCCGCCCGGCGGGACCAGGCCTCCAAGATCGCCGCCTTCGAGGCGGGGGCCGACGACTATGTACACAAACCCTACGACCTGCGGGAAGTCCTCGCCCGACTGCGTTCCCAGCTCTCCCGGAGAGAGTTGCTGGAGAAACTCGAGCGCACAAACATCGAGCTGCGGCTGGCCAACGAACGGCTCGAAGAACTGGCCATCACCGATGAGCTGACCGGCCTGGCCAATGCCCGGCACTTCAGAAACCGGCTCGAGGAGGAGTTCCTCCGTGCCGAGCGCTACGAGACATCGCTGGCCCTGGTGGTGGTGGACCTCGACGGGTTCAAGGCGGTCAACGACGACTTCGGCCATCACGCCGGGGATCGCCTGCTCTCCCAGGTGGCCGGCCGCCTGGTGGCCCAGGCCCGCTCGACAGACATCGTCTGCCGGGTCGGGGGCGACGAATTCGCCTTTCTCCTGCCCCACACCGAACTCGACGCCGCCGAACATCTGGCCCACCGGCTATGCGAGAAAATCGGCTCCGCCCCCCTGCGCCTGGTCGGCGGCAAGCTGGCCGCCGTGGGCTTGAGTTGCGGGGTCGCCGCATGGCCCGAGTGCGCCGCCATCGGCTCGTCCAGCGACCTGTTCATCGCCGCCGACCAGGCCCTCTACCGCGCCAAGCGGGCGGGCAAGGGTGTGGTCGTCTGCGCCCCATCGGCTGCCGGGGAGACACCCCGCGCCGAAAACGAGGAGTCCGCGAGGAAACGGCCCGGCTTCCCGACTTCCCCCCGGGAAGCCGAGGCCCGCTAG
- the ftsZ gene encoding cell division protein FtsZ, with translation MMSNGDAVGLHFTLEDLEDTSPATGSTETATENEKIDAAPPGAIIKVVGVGGGGGNAINRMMSAGVEGVEFIAVNTDCQALAASQAPVKIQIGRRLTRGLGSGARPEVGREAALEDDERLREVMHGADMVFITTGLGGGTGTGASPVIASLAAELDALVVAVVTKPFSFEGRRRREQAEAGVAELRKSVDTVICIPNDKLLHTVDRNTSVPQAFNLADDVLRQAVQGISDLILTNGDINRDFADVRTVMKGMGMALMGTGIAEGENRAVEAAQQAVSSPLLEDASIQGARGVIFNITGGEDLTLHEVNDAASIIHDAADPDATILFGYVTRPEMNGKVKVAVIATGFESAAAQQAASRQAPAGLQRMPVEMLEDADDTRHPSVAADAPVPVTMPVQQRLNLEDLPGLDDGILANLNATGPRDLAIPTFLRRAQD, from the coding sequence ATGATGAGCAACGGTGACGCGGTGGGCCTCCATTTCACGTTGGAAGACCTCGAGGATACTTCGCCGGCAACCGGGAGCACGGAAACCGCAACGGAGAACGAGAAGATCGATGCGGCTCCGCCGGGAGCGATCATCAAGGTCGTGGGCGTCGGCGGAGGCGGCGGCAACGCCATCAATCGCATGATGAGCGCCGGCGTCGAGGGCGTGGAGTTCATCGCCGTCAACACCGACTGCCAGGCCCTGGCCGCCAGCCAGGCACCGGTGAAGATCCAGATCGGCCGGCGGCTGACCCGCGGCCTGGGCTCGGGCGCCCGCCCCGAAGTGGGCCGGGAGGCGGCCCTCGAGGACGACGAGCGGCTGAGGGAAGTGATGCATGGAGCCGACATGGTGTTCATCACCACGGGGCTCGGCGGCGGTACGGGAACCGGTGCCAGCCCCGTCATCGCTTCGCTGGCGGCGGAACTCGATGCGCTGGTCGTGGCGGTGGTGACCAAGCCCTTCTCCTTCGAGGGCCGGCGACGGCGCGAGCAGGCCGAGGCGGGTGTGGCCGAACTGCGCAAGAGCGTCGACACGGTGATCTGTATCCCCAACGACAAGCTGCTGCACACGGTGGACCGCAACACCTCGGTCCCCCAGGCCTTCAACCTGGCCGACGACGTGCTGCGGCAGGCGGTACAGGGCATTTCCGACCTGATTCTCACCAACGGCGACATCAACCGCGATTTCGCGGACGTGCGCACGGTGATGAAGGGCATGGGCATGGCCCTGATGGGCACCGGTATCGCCGAAGGCGAAAACCGGGCCGTGGAGGCGGCCCAGCAGGCGGTGTCCTCACCGCTGCTGGAAGACGCCTCGATCCAGGGCGCCCGCGGTGTGATCTTCAACATCACCGGCGGCGAGGACCTGACCCTGCACGAGGTCAACGACGCCGCATCGATCATCCATGACGCTGCCGATCCCGACGCGACGATCCTCTTCGGCTACGTCACCCGGCCGGAGATGAACGGCAAGGTCAAGGTCGCGGTCATCGCCACCGGCTTCGAGTCGGCGGCCGCACAGCAGGCCGCCTCTCGACAGGCCCCGGCGGGCCTGCAGCGGATGCCCGTGGAAATGCTCGAAGATGCCGACGACACCCGTCATCCCTCCGTGGCGGCGGACGCCCCGGTGCCGGTGACGATGCCGGTCCAGCAGCGTCTCAATCTCGAGGACCTGCCCGGCCTGGACGACGGGATCCTGGCCAACCTCAACGCGACCGGTCCCCGGGACCTGGCCATCCCGACCTTTCTGCGCAGGGCGCAGGACTGA
- the murD gene encoding UDP-N-acetylmuramoyl-L-alanine--D-glutamate ligase codes for MSALGVENMERRRWLVLGLGRTGMAVCRHLLDAGHRVWASDIKPRREWAGALQALEARGLEWLEWPQVVSRLEDFDQVIPSPGIPLDRPPLAQALEAGITVTSEIDLAPATIARRSVAITGSNGKSTVTALAAAMLGQGRGRNAVACGNFGTPLVEATAADAPGRHYAVELSSFQLETTTAARFGAVVLLNIQPDHLDRHGSFEAYAAAKWRIASLRLAGAPLVACVDDPAVAAGLAGVAPPVLAIRSGAPEGPGGGVESGRLVLDLGDGREELGPVATLPLPGPHNVLNILAAATACRAMGVPLAAIRQALDGFSALPHRLEPVAVRDDVLFVDDSKATNVAAALEAARAFPDRRVLILLGGRDKAGDFRPLAEVLSETGAIALTFGEAGETIARTLGQGGCRVERCDTLEDATRRAAAAARPGDVVLLSPACASFDAFNGFAHRGEVFADLARRLGGGA; via the coding sequence GTGAGCGCCCTGGGCGTGGAGAACATGGAACGGAGGCGCTGGCTGGTCCTGGGCCTCGGCCGGACGGGCATGGCGGTCTGCCGGCACCTGCTGGACGCCGGCCACCGGGTCTGGGCCTCCGACATCAAGCCGCGGCGGGAATGGGCCGGAGCGCTGCAAGCTCTCGAAGCCCGGGGGCTCGAGTGGCTGGAGTGGCCGCAGGTCGTCTCGCGGCTCGAAGACTTCGACCAGGTGATCCCCTCCCCCGGGATTCCCCTCGACCGTCCGCCCCTGGCCCAGGCCCTCGAGGCCGGCATCACCGTCACTTCGGAAATCGACCTGGCGCCGGCCACCATCGCCCGACGCTCGGTGGCCATTACGGGCAGCAACGGCAAGTCGACGGTGACCGCCCTGGCCGCGGCCATGCTCGGCCAGGGTCGCGGCCGGAACGCGGTGGCCTGCGGAAACTTCGGCACGCCCCTGGTGGAGGCCACGGCGGCGGATGCTCCCGGGCGTCACTACGCCGTCGAGTTGTCGAGCTTCCAGCTCGAGACCACGACCGCCGCCCGCTTCGGCGCGGTGGTGCTGCTGAACATCCAACCGGACCATCTGGACCGGCACGGCAGCTTCGAGGCCTACGCCGCGGCCAAGTGGCGCATCGCCTCCCTCCGGCTCGCCGGTGCCCCCCTGGTGGCCTGCGTCGATGATCCCGCGGTGGCCGCGGGACTGGCGGGCGTGGCGCCTCCCGTGCTCGCGATCCGCTCGGGCGCCCCCGAGGGCCCGGGAGGCGGCGTCGAAAGCGGTCGACTGGTACTCGACCTGGGTGACGGCCGCGAGGAACTGGGGCCGGTCGCAACCCTGCCCCTGCCGGGCCCCCACAACGTGCTCAACATCCTGGCCGCGGCGACGGCCTGCCGCGCGATGGGGGTTCCGCTGGCCGCGATCCGGCAAGCCCTCGACGGCTTCTCCGCCCTGCCTCACCGCCTCGAGCCGGTGGCCGTGCGCGATGATGTGCTCTTCGTCGACGACTCCAAGGCGACCAACGTGGCCGCGGCGCTGGAGGCGGCCCGCGCCTTCCCGGACCGCCGCGTGCTGATCCTGCTCGGCGGCCGCGACAAGGCCGGCGATTTCCGCCCCCTGGCCGAGGTACTGTCCGAAACCGGTGCCATCGCGCTGACCTTCGGCGAGGCGGGAGAAACCATCGCCCGGACGCTCGGGCAGGGCGGCTGCCGGGTCGAGCGCTGCGACACCCTCGAAGACGCCACGCGCCGCGCGGCGGCGGCGGCCCGCCCCGGCGACGTGGTTCTGCTCTCTCCCGCCTGCGCTTCCTTCGACGCCTTCAACGGCTTTGCCCACCGCGGGGAGGTCTTCGCCGACCTGGCGCGACGACTGGGAGGTGGGGCGTGA